From the Lysobacterales bacterium genome, one window contains:
- a CDS encoding NupC/NupG family nucleoside CNT transporter, protein MVIFSILFGLFGLACLIGIAWLFSNNKGRVSWTLVATGVGLQIAFASLVLLVPGGKDVFQWLSNVFVQVLGFVAAGSNFVFGGLMDIPKYGFIFAFQVLPTIIFFAALMSVLYHLGVMQAVVRAMAWAITKVMKVSGAETTSVCASVFIGQTEAPLTVRPYIGRMTESELITMMIGGMAHIAGGVLAAYVLMLGGPDVAAQGFYAKHLLAASIMAAPATLVIAKILVPEVGEPLTRGTVRMEVEHTTSNIIDAAASGAADGLKLALNIGAMLLAFIALIAMINAPLTWFGEWSGLAAQLGKPTDLANLFGYILSPIAWLIGVPWQDANTVGSLIGQKVVINEFVAYLQLADIVNGKTPGVTLTEHGSLVATYALCGFANFSSIAIQIGGIGGLAPERRSDLARLGLRAVLGGSIATFMTATIAGVLSQFA, encoded by the coding sequence ATCGTGATTTTCAGCATTCTGTTCGGCCTGTTCGGATTGGCCTGCCTGATCGGCATCGCCTGGCTGTTCTCGAACAACAAGGGTCGCGTGAGCTGGACGCTGGTCGCCACCGGCGTCGGGCTGCAGATCGCGTTCGCGAGCCTGGTCCTGCTCGTGCCCGGCGGCAAGGACGTGTTCCAGTGGCTGAGCAATGTCTTCGTCCAGGTTCTCGGTTTCGTTGCGGCCGGCTCGAACTTCGTGTTCGGCGGGCTGATGGACATTCCGAAGTACGGCTTCATCTTCGCCTTCCAGGTGCTGCCGACGATCATCTTCTTCGCGGCGCTGATGAGCGTGCTCTACCACCTCGGCGTGATGCAGGCCGTGGTGCGCGCGATGGCCTGGGCGATTACCAAGGTCATGAAGGTGTCGGGCGCCGAGACCACCTCGGTCTGCGCCAGCGTCTTCATCGGCCAGACCGAGGCGCCGCTGACGGTGCGTCCGTACATCGGCCGGATGACCGAATCGGAACTGATCACGATGATGATCGGCGGCATGGCCCACATCGCCGGCGGCGTGCTCGCCGCCTACGTGCTGATGCTCGGCGGCCCTGATGTCGCGGCGCAGGGTTTCTACGCCAAGCACCTGCTCGCGGCCTCGATCATGGCCGCACCCGCAACCCTCGTCATCGCCAAGATTCTGGTGCCAGAAGTCGGCGAACCGCTGACCCGCGGTACCGTGCGCATGGAAGTCGAACACACCACGTCGAACATCATCGACGCCGCCGCCTCGGGCGCAGCCGACGGCCTCAAGCTGGCGCTGAACATCGGTGCGATGCTGCTCGCGTTCATCGCGCTGATCGCGATGATCAATGCGCCGCTCACCTGGTTCGGCGAATGGAGCGGGCTCGCCGCACAACTCGGCAAGCCGACCGACCTCGCCAACCTGTTCGGCTACATCCTGTCGCCGATTGCCTGGCTGATTGGCGTGCCCTGGCAGGACGCGAACACGGTCGGCTCGCTGATCGGGCAGAAGGTCGTGATCAATGAATTCGTCGCTTACCTGCAACTCGCCGACATCGTCAACGGCAAGACGCCCGGCGTCACTCTGACCGAACACGGCTCGCTGGTCGCGACCTACGCCTTGTGCGGCTTCGCCAACTTCTCGTCGATCGCGATCCAGATCGGCGGTATCGGCGGCCTCGCACCGGAGCGTCGCAGCGACCTCGCCCGTCTCGGCCTGCGTGCCGTGCTCGGCGGCTCGATCGCGACCTTCATGACCGCGACCATCGCCGGCGTGCTCTCGCAGTTCGCCTGA
- a CDS encoding ribokinase, which produces MNGVIVVGSYNQDHVWVSDELPAPGATRSGRYLGGPGGKGFNQAVSSARSGASTTFLVALGDDVAAQHARALATGLGIDLVDEIHGDIATGTAGIFVDARGRNVIVIAPGANAALSTAFIDGEAARIRKAAVTLAQLEVDRDAIFRALSIARDAGRRTILNPAPADAPVDESLLELADLATPNETEFASLCLHILGEQIRAEDVASTPSSELHALCRRLHKGGVVITLGSAGCFVSHADAGSFNDIAASYRIGAIKASAIDTTGAGDAFNGALAAELARDPTLPLAAAIRYASAYAGVSTERRGAALAMPTRDEVAARIAS; this is translated from the coding sequence ATGAATGGCGTGATCGTGGTCGGCTCGTACAACCAGGATCACGTCTGGGTCAGCGACGAATTGCCCGCGCCCGGCGCGACGCGCAGCGGTCGTTATCTCGGCGGCCCCGGCGGCAAGGGCTTCAATCAGGCCGTGTCCAGCGCTCGCAGCGGGGCATCGACGACCTTTCTGGTCGCGCTCGGCGACGATGTCGCCGCACAACACGCGCGTGCACTCGCGACCGGGCTCGGCATCGACCTCGTCGACGAAATCCACGGCGACATCGCCACCGGCACTGCCGGCATCTTCGTCGATGCGCGTGGCCGCAATGTCATCGTCATCGCACCAGGCGCGAATGCCGCGCTGTCGACCGCATTCATCGACGGCGAAGCGGCGCGTATCCGCAAGGCCGCCGTCACGCTGGCGCAGCTCGAAGTCGACCGCGATGCGATCTTCCGGGCCTTGTCGATCGCACGGGACGCCGGCCGGCGCACGATCCTCAATCCGGCACCGGCCGATGCGCCGGTCGACGAGTCCCTGCTCGAACTTGCCGACCTGGCGACGCCGAACGAGACCGAATTTGCCTCGCTGTGCCTGCACATCCTCGGCGAGCAGATCCGCGCCGAAGACGTGGCATCGACGCCGAGCAGCGAATTGCATGCCTTGTGCCGCCGCCTGCACAAGGGCGGCGTGGTGATCACGCTGGGCTCGGCCGGCTGCTTCGTCTCGCATGCCGATGCGGGATCGTTCAACGACATCGCGGCGAGCTATCGCATTGGCGCGATCAAGGCGAGCGCGATCGACACCACCGGCGCCGGCGACGCCTTCAACGGCGCACTCGCCGCCGAACTGGCACGCGATCCGACCCTGCCACTCGCGGCCGCGATCCGCTACGCCAGCGCGTATGCCGGCGTGTCGACCGAACGCCGCGGCGCTGCGCTCGCCATGCCGACTCGCGACGAGGTCGCCGCGCGCATCGCATCGTGA
- a CDS encoding DUF4344 domain-containing metallopeptidase, translating into MLRALLGMLLLLLSGVGFGAGFVVQRSEVKSAEYRALAKELDQSGLLADIAKELNSLVALKVTLGLRFAECGEPNAYYDSETRQVSVCYELIESYYETMAGAYDTEDELDDAVAGAFLFVFFHEIGHALVDVLDVPITGREEDAVDQLSAWVLLDGEEGDKAVLDAAISFYAGDEAEQAVDQGSFADEHSLDQQRFYNMICWVYGSDPDGYAVLVDEGHLPAERAERCEGEYAQLDRSWTRLLKAHIKP; encoded by the coding sequence ATGTTGCGAGCGTTGCTTGGGATGCTGTTGCTGTTGCTGTCGGGAGTCGGATTCGGTGCGGGTTTCGTGGTCCAGCGCAGCGAGGTGAAAAGTGCCGAATACCGAGCGCTGGCCAAGGAACTCGATCAGTCCGGCCTGCTCGCTGACATCGCCAAGGAACTGAATTCACTGGTCGCCTTGAAAGTGACGCTCGGCCTGCGCTTCGCCGAATGCGGCGAGCCCAATGCCTATTACGATTCGGAGACGCGTCAGGTCTCGGTTTGCTACGAGTTGATCGAGTCCTACTACGAGACCATGGCCGGGGCCTACGACACCGAGGACGAACTCGACGATGCCGTCGCGGGCGCGTTCCTGTTCGTGTTCTTCCACGAGATCGGCCATGCCCTCGTCGACGTGTTGGACGTGCCGATCACGGGTCGCGAAGAGGATGCGGTGGATCAGCTCTCGGCCTGGGTGCTGCTGGATGGCGAGGAAGGCGACAAGGCCGTGCTCGATGCCGCGATCAGCTTCTACGCCGGCGACGAGGCCGAACAGGCGGTCGACCAGGGCTCGTTCGCTGATGAACATTCACTCGACCAGCAGCGCTTCTACAACATGATTTGCTGGGTCTACGGCAGCGATCCGGACGGGTATGCGGTGCTGGTCGACGAAGGCCATCTGCCGGCCGAACGCGCCGAGCGCTGTGAAGGCGAATACGCGCAACTCGACCGCAGCTGGACGCGATTGCTGAAAGCGCACATCAAGCCCTGA
- the dusB gene encoding tRNA dihydrouridine synthase DusB, whose protein sequence is MQLGRHTITPILVLAPMAGVTDKPFRQLCKQLGAGLAVSEMTIADPKLWHTRKSRLRMDHDGEPAPIAVQIAGYDPQMLADAARYNVDHGAEIIDINMGCPAKKVCNVWSGSALLQDEALVARICAAVARAVDVPVTLKIRTGWDRANRNGVAIARIAEAAGIAALAVHGRTREDLYQGEAEYDTIRAIKQSVSIPVSANGDIDSPEKAKRVLELTGCDALLIGRAAQGRPWIFREIAHYLSTGDYLPEPSPQVVRDILLGHLDTLHAFYGEPQGVRIARKHLGWYAKDRAENEAFRQIVQRAETAAEQRRLTIDYFDRLPESDARRAA, encoded by the coding sequence ATGCAGCTCGGTCGACACACCATCACCCCAATTCTGGTCCTCGCGCCCATGGCCGGCGTGACCGACAAGCCATTCCGGCAACTCTGCAAACAATTGGGCGCGGGGCTCGCGGTCTCCGAAATGACCATCGCCGACCCCAAACTATGGCACACGCGCAAATCTCGACTGCGCATGGACCACGACGGTGAACCGGCGCCAATCGCGGTGCAGATCGCCGGCTACGACCCGCAGATGCTGGCCGACGCCGCGCGCTACAACGTCGACCACGGTGCCGAAATCATCGACATCAACATGGGCTGCCCGGCCAAGAAGGTCTGCAACGTCTGGTCGGGCTCGGCCCTGCTGCAGGACGAGGCGCTGGTCGCACGTATCTGCGCGGCCGTCGCGCGCGCGGTGGACGTGCCGGTGACATTGAAGATCCGCACTGGCTGGGACCGCGCGAACCGCAACGGCGTGGCGATCGCGAGAATCGCCGAGGCCGCGGGCATCGCGGCCCTCGCCGTACACGGTCGCACGCGCGAAGACCTGTATCAGGGCGAAGCCGAATACGACACCATCCGCGCGATCAAGCAATCCGTTTCGATTCCGGTCTCGGCCAATGGCGACATCGATTCGCCGGAAAAGGCGAAACGCGTGCTCGAACTCACCGGCTGCGACGCCCTGCTGATCGGGCGTGCAGCGCAAGGGCGGCCGTGGATCTTCCGCGAGATCGCACATTACCTGAGCACCGGCGACTACCTGCCAGAGCCCTCGCCGCAGGTCGTGCGCGACATCCTGCTTGGCCATCTCGACACCCTGCACGCGTTCTACGGCGAGCCGCAAGGCGTTCGCATCGCCCGCAAGCATCTGGGTTGGTACGCGAAGGATCGCGCAGAGAACGAGGCCTTCCGCCAGATCGTCCAGCGTGCCGAAACCGCGGCGGAACAGCGCCGGCTGACGATCGACTACTTCGACCGGTTGCCTGAATCGGACGCCCGCCGCGCCGCCTGA
- a CDS encoding metal-dependent hydrolase: MDSLSQIVLGAACVAGVAPARERRRALVFGAVLGTLPDLDVLPLLAVSDPVMFMTWHRTLTHSLFVLPVLGLLLWWWARRRWSWSGADRGRWLVGFQLALITHPLLDAHTVYGTQLFWPLTTPPVMWSTVFIIDPLYTIPLLVACGCAWRWRGSAGSGRALGIGLLLSSAYLGWGWIAKHRIEAALQPMLVRLGLESAPLLSVPTPFNSLGWRVVLMQHDGYFEGFASALYPDRPITLRFHPQDPEFARRFARLPSVQRMDWFTHGFVAIEQRATSAVLTDLRMGMAPDYFFSFVIARDLAGRWTTVHPVEQLPRPRVDAVSVARISQSVLQAFEPRNALADESAASGNDQAARRASDSGNRSK, translated from the coding sequence ATGGATTCGCTGTCGCAAATCGTCCTCGGTGCGGCGTGTGTGGCCGGCGTGGCGCCGGCACGAGAGCGGCGCCGGGCGCTGGTGTTCGGCGCGGTGCTCGGGACCTTGCCGGATCTCGACGTGTTGCCGCTGCTTGCGGTCAGCGATCCGGTGATGTTCATGACCTGGCATCGCACGCTGACGCATTCGCTGTTCGTGCTGCCCGTGCTCGGTCTGTTGCTGTGGTGGTGGGCGCGGCGGCGCTGGTCGTGGTCGGGCGCGGATCGCGGGCGCTGGCTGGTCGGTTTCCAGCTCGCATTGATCACGCATCCGTTGCTCGACGCGCACACGGTCTACGGCACGCAGTTGTTCTGGCCGCTGACGACTCCGCCGGTGATGTGGTCGACGGTGTTCATCATCGATCCGCTGTACACGATCCCGCTGCTGGTCGCCTGTGGGTGCGCGTGGCGCTGGCGAGGGTCCGCCGGTTCGGGGCGCGCGTTGGGAATCGGGCTGCTGTTGTCGAGCGCCTATCTCGGTTGGGGCTGGATCGCCAAGCATCGGATCGAAGCGGCGCTGCAGCCGATGCTGGTGCGGCTCGGGCTGGAGTCGGCACCATTGCTGTCGGTACCGACGCCGTTCAACTCGCTGGGCTGGCGTGTCGTACTGATGCAGCACGATGGCTATTTCGAGGGCTTCGCGAGTGCGTTGTATCCGGACCGGCCGATTACCTTGCGGTTTCATCCGCAAGATCCGGAATTCGCGAGGCGCTTCGCGCGCCTGCCGAGCGTGCAGCGCATGGACTGGTTCACGCACGGCTTTGTCGCGATCGAGCAACGGGCGACCAGTGCCGTGTTGACCGATCTGCGCATGGGCATGGCGCCCGACTACTTCTTCTCATTCGTGATCGCGCGCGATCTGGCCGGGCGCTGGACCACGGTGCACCCCGTCGAGCAGTTGCCGCGCCCGCGCGTCGACGCCGTGTCGGTGGCGCGGATCAGCCAGTCGGTCCTGCAGGCATTCGAGCCGCGCAATGCGCTGGCCGACGAATCTGCGGCCAGCGGGAACGATCAGGCGGCGCGGCGGGCGTCCGATTCAGGCAACCGGTCGAAGTAG
- a CDS encoding polysaccharide deacetylase family protein encodes MRGCLLLVLFLIAGLASAAVPPRQMALTIDDLPSQEMALSTDADLAARNARIIAALKGTNAIGFVNEQKLEVDGVVVSARVQWLRDWLVAGIELGNHTLNHNGLHATPIDDYERSILEGERVLRPLLAEFGREPRWFRHPYLQAGQDDAVRARLDGFLARHGYRIAPVTVDNGEWIYARAYVLLLNAGRHDEARALIPEYIDYIEAKCQFFEQASKRLFGREIVQILLFHANALNADALPALLDRLRKRGYDFVTLESALADPAYRHADGYRGRAGISWLHRWAMAEQKPKVFYEGEPAVPQHVLDLAGVEGE; translated from the coding sequence ATGCGTGGATGCCTGCTGCTGGTCCTGTTCCTGATCGCGGGTCTGGCGAGTGCAGCGGTGCCGCCCCGCCAGATGGCCCTGACCATCGACGATCTGCCGTCGCAGGAGATGGCGCTGAGCACGGACGCCGATCTCGCGGCCCGCAACGCCCGTATCATCGCGGCCTTGAAAGGCACGAACGCGATCGGTTTCGTCAACGAGCAGAAGCTCGAAGTCGATGGCGTTGTGGTCTCGGCGCGCGTGCAGTGGTTGCGCGACTGGCTGGTCGCCGGCATCGAGCTCGGCAATCACACGTTGAATCACAACGGCTTGCATGCGACGCCGATCGACGACTACGAACGCTCGATTCTCGAAGGCGAGCGCGTCCTGCGACCGCTGCTCGCCGAATTCGGACGCGAGCCTCGCTGGTTTCGTCATCCCTATCTGCAGGCGGGGCAGGACGACGCGGTGCGCGCGCGGCTCGACGGATTTCTCGCGCGGCATGGCTATCGCATCGCACCCGTCACGGTCGACAACGGCGAATGGATCTATGCCCGCGCCTACGTGCTGTTGCTCAATGCCGGCCGACACGATGAGGCGCGCGCGCTGATTCCCGAATACATCGACTACATCGAGGCCAAGTGCCAGTTCTTCGAGCAGGCCAGCAAGCGGTTGTTCGGGCGCGAGATCGTCCAGATCCTGCTGTTCCATGCCAATGCGCTGAATGCTGATGCCTTGCCGGCCCTGCTCGACCGCCTGCGCAAGCGCGGCTACGACTTCGTGACGCTTGAATCAGCGCTCGCCGATCCCGCCTATCGGCATGCGGATGGCTACCGCGGTCGCGCCGGTATTTCGTGGCTGCACCGCTGGGCGATGGCCGAGCAGAAACCGAAGGTCTTCTACGAAGGCGAACCCGCGGTGCCTCAGCACGTACTCGATCTTGCCGGCGTAGAGGGCGAGTAA
- a CDS encoding DEAD/DEAH box helicase encodes MSFSSLGLTPAVLRALATLGHDTPTPVQLQAIPLVLDGHDLLAAAQTGTGKTGGFALPVLSHLFPEGAPRHAGRAPRVLVLTPTRELAAQVHDSFKQYGAHVPLRSTTIFGGVGMQPQVDALRRGLDVVIATPGRLIDHMGQRTVDLREIDVLILDEADRMLDMGFLPALKRVLQALPQKRQTLMFSATFSDEIKQLASQFLRDPREVSVTPRNTIAETIQHIVHPVDASRKRNLLIDVMAQDSRRQTLVFARTKHGANKLAESLDAAGFKSAAIHGNKSQSARTKALADFKSGRITVLVATDIAARGLDIPQLPVVINFDLPMVAEDYVHRIGRTGRAGETGQAISLVSHDESGLLHDIQRKIKQDIVIQNFEGYVPSGPLRIDAGAPRPIMGGRGGQRGGGGGGGGGGQRSSASKPGAHRPHHAKPAGTGANPGQRRNQGGGRGNAGGGSRSGWSSRA; translated from the coding sequence ATGTCCTTTTCTTCGCTCGGGCTGACGCCCGCGGTTTTGCGTGCGCTCGCCACCCTGGGCCACGACACCCCCACCCCGGTCCAGCTGCAGGCCATTCCGCTGGTGCTCGACGGCCACGACCTGCTCGCCGCCGCGCAGACCGGCACCGGCAAGACCGGTGGCTTCGCGCTGCCGGTGCTGAGCCATCTGTTTCCGGAAGGCGCACCGCGCCATGCCGGCCGCGCCCCGCGGGTGCTGGTGCTGACGCCGACGCGCGAACTCGCTGCCCAGGTGCACGACAGCTTCAAGCAATACGGCGCGCACGTGCCGCTGCGTTCGACCACGATCTTCGGTGGTGTCGGCATGCAGCCGCAGGTCGATGCCCTGCGTCGCGGCCTGGACGTCGTGATCGCCACACCCGGTCGCCTGATCGACCACATGGGCCAGCGCACCGTCGACCTGCGCGAGATCGACGTGCTGATCCTCGACGAGGCCGACCGCATGCTCGACATGGGCTTCCTGCCGGCGCTCAAGCGCGTGCTGCAGGCGTTGCCGCAGAAGCGCCAGACGCTGATGTTCTCGGCCACGTTCTCGGACGAGATCAAGCAGCTCGCCAGCCAGTTCCTGCGCGATCCGCGCGAAGTGTCGGTGACGCCGCGCAACACCATTGCCGAAACCATCCAGCACATCGTGCATCCGGTCGACGCCAGTCGCAAACGCAACCTGCTGATCGACGTGATGGCCCAGGACTCGCGTCGCCAGACGCTGGTGTTCGCGCGCACCAAGCACGGCGCCAACAAGCTGGCCGAATCGCTCGATGCGGCCGGCTTCAAGTCCGCCGCAATCCATGGCAACAAGAGCCAGAGTGCGCGCACCAAAGCATTGGCCGACTTCAAGTCGGGGCGCATCACGGTTCTGGTCGCGACCGACATCGCCGCACGCGGACTCGACATTCCGCAGCTGCCGGTGGTGATCAATTTCGATCTGCCGATGGTCGCCGAGGACTACGTGCACCGCATCGGCCGCACCGGCCGCGCCGGTGAAACCGGCCAGGCGATCTCGCTGGTGTCGCATGACGAATCCGGCCTGCTCCACGACATCCAGCGCAAGATCAAGCAGGACATCGTGATCCAGAATTTCGAAGGCTACGTCCCCTCGGGTCCGCTGCGCATCGATGCCGGCGCACCGCGTCCGATCATGGGTGGTCGCGGCGGCCAGCGCGGTGGCGGTGGCGGTGGCGGTGGTGGCGGTCAGCGCAGCAGCGCGAGTAAGCCGGGCGCGCATCGTCCGCACCACGCCAAACCCGCTGGCACCGGTGCCAATCCCGGCCAGCGCCGCAATCAAGGCGGCGGTCGCGGCAATGCCGGCGGCGGCAGCCGTTCGGGTTGGTCATCGCGCGCCTGA
- the rnt gene encoding ribonuclease T: MQLIRFNARLAERFRGFLPVVVDVETGGFNADRDALLEIAAVPIVMNAVGDVVRGETVSTHVVPFPGANIDPRALEITGIDPTHPFRAALDEKLALEHVFAPLRKVMKATDCTRAVLVGHNAHFDLGFVNAAIKRTGHKRSPFHPFSCFDTVSLAGLALGQTVLSRAVQCAGLRWNADEAHSAVYDAEKTADLFCLIVNRWKHFADTAPDAAPMIAGTADTDADIAAATLEEP; encoded by the coding sequence ATGCAACTGATCCGATTCAACGCGCGTCTGGCCGAGCGTTTCCGCGGCTTTCTCCCGGTCGTGGTCGACGTCGAGACTGGCGGTTTCAACGCCGACCGCGATGCACTGCTGGAAATCGCGGCAGTGCCGATCGTGATGAATGCGGTCGGCGATGTCGTGCGTGGCGAGACGGTGTCGACCCACGTCGTGCCGTTTCCCGGCGCGAACATCGACCCGCGTGCACTCGAAATCACCGGCATCGACCCGACGCATCCGTTCCGCGCCGCGCTCGATGAAAAGCTCGCGCTCGAACATGTGTTCGCGCCGCTGCGCAAGGTGATGAAGGCGACCGACTGCACGCGTGCCGTGCTGGTCGGTCACAACGCGCACTTCGATCTCGGCTTCGTCAATGCCGCGATCAAGCGCACCGGGCACAAGCGCAGCCCGTTCCATCCGTTCTCGTGTTTCGACACCGTATCGCTGGCCGGCCTCGCGCTCGGCCAGACCGTGCTCAGTCGCGCCGTACAATGCGCCGGTCTGCGCTGGAATGCCGACGAAGCGCACTCCGCGGTCTACGATGCCGAGAAGACCGCGGATCTGTTCTGCCTGATCGTGAATCGCTGGAAGCACTTCGCCGACACCGCACCGGATGCCGCACCGATGATCGCCGGCACAGCCGACACCGACGCCGACATCGCCGCGGCGACGCTCGAAGAACCTTGA
- a CDS encoding zinc ribbon domain-containing protein: MPIYEYAPVTLGCSDCAPSFEVLQKIADPELTHCETCKQPIRRVISASAVIVGGTHHLREGHFSKHGFTQYRKVEKGKYEKTAGPGPDTISGD, translated from the coding sequence ATGCCGATCTACGAATACGCACCCGTCACCCTCGGTTGCAGCGACTGCGCACCGAGCTTCGAGGTCCTGCAGAAGATCGCTGATCCTGAACTCACCCACTGCGAGACCTGCAAGCAACCGATCCGCCGCGTCATCTCGGCCAGCGCAGTGATCGTCGGTGGTACTCACCACCTGCGCGAAGGCCACTTCTCGAAACACGGCTTCACCCAATACCGCAAGGTCGAGAAAGGCAAGTACGAGAAGACCGCCGGACCGGGACCGGACACGATCAGCGGCGACTGA
- a CDS encoding YebC/PmpR family DNA-binding transcriptional regulator, giving the protein MGKQWKAKGKELAANAKGSLFTKLSREISVAARSGSDPAMNSRLRLAVEQARKLSMPRDTVERAIKKGAGLLDGGAQYEKLTYEGFAPHRVPVIVECLTDNANRAASAIRVLFRKGQLGSSGSVSWDFDHLGMIEAEANDASADAELAAIEAGAQDVTTDDGVTFFTDPTDLDAVQRALPNFGYTVQKAYLGYRAKNPVSLEGAELEEVEAFLQALDEDDEVQTVYAGLA; this is encoded by the coding sequence ATGGGCAAGCAGTGGAAAGCAAAAGGCAAGGAATTGGCGGCCAATGCCAAAGGCAGCCTGTTCACCAAGCTGTCGCGCGAAATTTCAGTAGCGGCCCGATCAGGTTCCGATCCGGCGATGAATTCTCGGCTGCGACTCGCGGTTGAACAGGCGCGCAAGCTGTCGATGCCGCGCGACACCGTCGAGCGTGCGATCAAGAAGGGCGCGGGTCTGCTCGATGGCGGTGCGCAGTACGAAAAGCTGACCTATGAGGGCTTCGCACCGCATCGTGTGCCGGTGATCGTCGAATGCCTGACCGACAATGCCAACCGCGCCGCCTCGGCCATTCGCGTCCTGTTCCGCAAGGGTCAGTTGGGTAGTTCCGGATCGGTGAGCTGGGACTTTGATCACCTCGGAATGATCGAGGCCGAAGCCAACGATGCCAGCGCCGACGCCGAACTCGCCGCCATCGAAGCCGGCGCGCAGGACGTGACCACTGACGACGGCGTCACCTTCTTCACCGACCCCACCGACCTCGACGCCGTGCAGCGCGCACTGCCGAACTTCGGCTACACCGTCCAGAAGGCCTACCTCGGCTATCGCGCCAAGAACCCGGTCAGCCTGGAGGGCGCCGAACTCGAAGAAGTCGAAGCCTTCCTGCAGGCGCTGGATGAAGACGACGAAGTGCAGACGGTGTACGCGGGATTGGCGTGA